In Polynucleobacter ibericus, a genomic segment contains:
- the ptsP gene encoding phosphoenolpyruvate--protein phosphotransferase: MTFALHGIPVSKGIAIGKAVLISRAALEVSHYLVEAGKEEAEAQKLLDAFDQVRLELEHLRQGLPKDAPQEMAAFLDVHGMILADPALAEKPIKLIRTQRLNAAWALTTELNDLLEQFADIEDAYLKERANDIRQVAERVIKALNAQKKAPLNDSDFLPTSDIGVESIIVAHDIAPHDMLRFKEHAFTGFVTDLGGKTSHTAIVARSMEIPAVVGVRHASEMIRHGDWLVLDGDRGVVVVAPDEQLLAEYRKLQTQVLKEARKLQQLKHAKTETADRVEIELLANIELPEDAIQAVKLGAVGVGLFRSEFLFMDRKQALPDEEQQYQEYRRVVDLMHGLPVNIRTIDVGADKALGGSGDVSQTGTSPLGLRAIRWSLTEPEIFLTQLRAILRASAHGQARIMIPMLAHAKEIDETFRLIEKAKQQLHQRGKAFNPNIQVGAMIEIPAAALVLPLFINRFDFLSIGTNDLIQYTLAIDRADHAVAHLYDPLHPAILSLLANIIDQAKRANVPVAVCGEMAGDPALTKLLLALGLTDFSMHFSQLLLVKREILKANVGLLKARVARVLRAYEPEEQAKALERLLS; encoded by the coding sequence TTGGTTGAAGCTGGTAAAGAAGAGGCTGAGGCTCAAAAGTTATTGGATGCATTTGATCAGGTTCGTTTAGAGCTTGAGCACCTACGCCAAGGGCTACCAAAAGATGCCCCACAAGAAATGGCGGCATTCTTGGATGTGCACGGCATGATATTGGCTGACCCCGCTTTAGCTGAAAAACCCATTAAATTAATTCGTACGCAACGACTAAACGCAGCTTGGGCCTTAACCACCGAACTGAATGATCTTTTAGAACAATTTGCAGATATTGAGGATGCTTATTTAAAAGAGCGTGCCAATGATATTCGCCAGGTTGCTGAGCGCGTCATTAAGGCCTTAAATGCGCAGAAAAAAGCCCCGTTAAACGATTCTGATTTTTTACCTACGAGTGATATTGGTGTTGAGTCGATTATTGTCGCTCATGATATTGCCCCGCACGACATGCTGCGCTTCAAGGAGCACGCATTTACTGGTTTCGTAACCGATCTTGGCGGCAAGACCTCCCATACCGCCATTGTGGCTCGCAGTATGGAGATTCCTGCGGTAGTTGGCGTACGTCACGCAAGCGAAATGATTCGTCATGGTGATTGGTTGGTATTGGATGGAGATCGAGGGGTTGTAGTAGTTGCTCCTGATGAGCAGCTGCTAGCTGAATACCGCAAACTGCAAACACAAGTTTTAAAAGAGGCACGTAAGCTTCAGCAGTTAAAGCATGCAAAAACTGAGACAGCTGACCGCGTTGAGATTGAGCTTCTAGCCAATATTGAATTGCCGGAAGATGCTATTCAGGCAGTTAAGTTAGGTGCGGTAGGTGTTGGCCTATTTCGCTCTGAATTTTTATTCATGGATCGTAAGCAGGCTTTGCCAGATGAAGAGCAGCAATATCAAGAATATCGTCGTGTAGTGGATTTGATGCATGGCTTGCCTGTCAATATCAGAACGATTGATGTGGGCGCAGATAAAGCGCTGGGTGGTAGTGGCGATGTTTCGCAAACAGGTACATCCCCGCTGGGTTTGCGTGCAATTCGCTGGTCTTTAACAGAGCCTGAAATCTTTTTAACGCAGCTCAGGGCGATACTACGTGCATCAGCACATGGCCAGGCACGCATCATGATTCCGATGTTGGCTCATGCAAAAGAAATCGATGAAACATTTAGGCTGATTGAAAAAGCCAAGCAACAATTGCATCAAAGGGGCAAAGCATTTAATCCCAATATTCAAGTTGGTGCCATGATTGAAATTCCGGCTGCCGCTTTGGTACTCCCTTTATTTATCAATCGATTTGATTTTCTTTCCATTGGTACTAATGATTTAATTCAGTACACACTAGCAATTGATCGGGCAGATCATGCGGTGGCACATTTATACGACCCTTTGCACCCAGCTATCTTGAGTTTGTTGGCAAATATTATTGATCAAGCCAAACGTGCAAATGTGCCTGTTGCTGTTTGTGGTGAGATGGCGGGCGATCCCGCGTTAACCAAGTTATTGCTTGCCCTGGGCTTGACAGATTTCTCGATGCACTTTAGTCAGCTGTTGCTTGTAAAGCGAGAGATTTTAAAGGCCAATGTAGGCCTATTAAAGGCCCGTGTAGCTAGGGTCTTAAGGGCGTATGAGCCTGAAGAGCAGGCAAAAGCTTTAGAGCGATTGCTGTCTTAA